The following nucleotide sequence is from Primulina tabacum isolate GXHZ01 chromosome 2, ASM2559414v2, whole genome shotgun sequence.
AATAATGAACGGTCCAAATTTTTCTATGAGTGTGCCTCAAATGTTACAAAACCTTTTAGTCATGCCTAACAGCATCATGCATGAAAAGCAAAGCTAGATTGAATAACAAGTTGATGGGTAAAATAAATAAGCTGGACATCCTAAGATGAAAAGTCGATCGATCACCCCGGGTTGAGAAAATAagattaatttatattattatataattattcgaaaataaaaagaaatagtCGACCAAACTTCCTAATTCAAGTACCAATTCTATCAGCAATGAGGTTTCTACGTAGTAGCACCATCGATCCCCATGCCTGATACCGAAACCGAGTCGCAATTAGCTAGGACCATTGAATTGCGAGTGGGTAGATCATAttcgtcccaatacaaggggTGGATCGTAAGAATGTTACCTTTATGGATGGCTGTAATCTGGACGATTCGATCGTAGTTGAATGGATCAAATTTATCTGAACGGAAACATCACGTTATAAGCTCGTGGGCTTTTCACAAATGGGTGTAATTTTTTACCACAAGATTACGATGAAAACATGAGTTCACTAGAAAATAAACtcatttaaacaataatatcatatctaaagtttttattataaatatctaCGAGCTAGAAAGACAAACCACTATAATTTAATAAACACAATATTAtcaaaaatgaaaacaaaatttaaaaataatttatattccTTTCATACGCGTCATTTATAGAGCAAATGAGCATGCAATATCGTCTTGAGTCTAACTCCAAACTATTATTGTCATTTCCACATCACATACAATAATTTAAATGGGACAAGTTTAAAGTTTTGATTCATTATCAAAAATATATTCTTTCCTTCTTAATTCAGCGCTTCATTTTTAGCTTTACGATCAAAATATTCAATTACGCTGATTGAGTAATGAATAAACACTTTTGGATAAGTGCGCCTTTTGATAAGTGATTATCCGAAAATTAGTGCTGTGTACGTactaaaattcacaaatttaaaGTTCTTTCCAGTGACACGACTCTAGTTAAAACTGCaataaaacgtttattttatgCTCAAATGGCTTTAGATGGTGTATTTATAAGGACATTACTATATTGTGGCTGTTAGTAACTTAATTGGTCATGCAAGAAATTTCCtcagtttatatatataataattttgatatgatacTCACCAATCAGACCCACTTCTGTAAAGATCTTTATTCGTAAGACTAGTCAAACTCTGCACATGATAttggaaattttaataaaaatttaaaggttGAATAAAAAATTGTGTCTCGTGAATATGGGagtgtcttttggctctccacattcttgagttaattgaagagttttgactcttcatattcttgagttaatgggaagattaattgagttaattaatcttcCATGACTCGTGGTGTGCATTTTGGAGCTTATAAATAGTGGGTTCATTTCCTCATTTCAagtacatgaaatattttatctttcaaGTATTttcttgcatttcatattgttagcttttcatttggcctccgttaaatctcgttgataaagtaaaggtacgttttcagttcgccatagtagtgtctcgtgctaagtcactgctggttgttgcgttgtatcctgggaaacagacgtccaagACGATCCTCGAAGCACATACCGGAGGGGACGAATTTGTTTTAAGGACACTGTACTTCGTACATGCCTTGGTTTGGTTTACTTCATTTATATTGTTTCTCTACTGTTTTCTCTTCATTGCTCGCTGGTTTTATTGATAAAAACCTTTATGTACTGTACCATTTGATATATTGTGCAACAAACTTAAAACAGATTTCTCATTACGTGGTTTGTTAAAGATATGACTATTGAAACCAGCGTGCAAAGGGAAACTGGTTACGTTGTCCTACTGTGGCTCAAGTTGTCCCTCATGTTACCCCACGTGCTGCTGCGGTTACTGTCCCAGCCAGTCACGGTGAAAAGCCTGAAAATTTCACTGGTGTGGACTTCAAAAGGTGGCAGCAGAAGATGCTGTTATACTTGACGATGCTGAACCTGGCCAGATTCCTGTCTGAGGATGCTCCTAAACTCGAGGAGGGTTAGGGAGATGTTGAATCTGTTAGTGCTGTGGAGGCATAAGATCATTCTGATTTCTTATGCCGAAACTATGTGCTAAACGGATTGGCCGATTCGCTCTACAACGTGTTTTGCGAAAAGAAAACGGCTAAAGAGATATGCGAATCCCTTGATAGAAATTACAAAACCGAGGATGCCGGGGCCAAGAAATTTCTTGTTGGCCGCTTTCTGGACTTTAAAATGGTGGATTCAAAGCCGATTATCAGCCAAGTTCAAGAACTCCAAGTGATTCTTCACGAGATTCACAGTGAGGGGATCGACTTTGAGCGAATCATTCCAAGTGGCTGCTATTGTTGAAAAGCTACCGCCAGCttggaaggatttcaaaaattatttgaagcacAAGCGCAAGGAGATGAATGTTGAAGAGCTTATTGTTCGACTTCGCATCGAGGAAGATAACAAGAGTTCTGAAAGACGATTGTTTTCTTCTGTTGTCGCTAAGGACAATTGTAGTCGAGCATGGTCAAAgctcgaaaaagaaaaatttattcttCTCAGCAAAATGGCATTGCAGAGAGAAAGAATCGCACCTTGAAAGAAATGATGAATGCGTTGTTATTAAGTTCTGGTTTACCACAGAACATGTGGGGGAAAGTTTTTCTAACAGCAAATTACCTTTTAAATAAGGTGCCCCGAAAGAGGCAAGATAAAAGTCCATATGAGTTATGAAAAGGTAGAAGTCCTTCATACCAATACTTGCGAGTGTGGGGGTGTCTTGCCAAGGTAGCAGTACCCACTCCAAAGAAAGCAAAAATAGAACCAAAAATTGTTGATTGTATTTTCATTGGATATGCTCAAAACAATAGCGCGTATCGTTTTCTTGCACACGAATATCAAATACCTGATGTTCACAAGAATACGataatggaatcaagaaatgcttcattctttgaacacatgtttccatacaaatctaaggaagaaccaagttcatccaaaagatTATATGAGACAATTGATAAAGAACATGAGCTTGATCAAGATATTGAACCTAGACATAGCAAGAGAGCTAGGACTGAGAAATCCTTTGGTCCGGATTTCATCACTTTCATTATGGAAAGTGAACCTCAAAACTTCAAGGAAGCAATGGGTTCATCTGAGGGACCTCTATGGAAAAAGGCTATCAATTCCAAAATGGAATCCATTTTACAGAACTATACGTGGGAattagtaaatcttcctccgGGAAGCAAACCATTAGACTGTaaatgggttttcaaaaggaaaatgaaatcagatggaaCCATAGATAAGTATAAAGCCAGATTGGTAATTAAATGTTACCATCAACGTGAAGGGCTTGATTActttgacacatattctcaTGTATCGAGAATAACCTCTATTCGTGTGATACCTGCAATTGCCGCCTTGCGAAATCTTGAAGTACACCAAATGGACGTAAAGACAGCTTTTCTAAATGGAGATTTAGAAGAGAAAATTTACATGAACAACCTGAGGTATTTTCTGCGACTGGGCAAGAAAATAATGTTTGTAGTCTCTGTATGGCTTAAGACAAGCACCAAAACAATGGCACGAGAAATTTGATAAAgccatgatggaaagtggatttaaattcagtgaatgtgacaaatgtgtatacataaaaaacactgaaaatggatatatcattttatgtctttacgtagatgacatacttatcattggtagtaatgataagatgatcaaatccaccaagaagttgttgaactcaagatttgacatgaaaaaTTTGGGGTTAGCCGATGTAATCCTTggaataaaaattcaaagaaaatcaTATTGGATAGTTCTAAGTCAGTCACATTATGTTGACAAAATACTTGAGAAAAATTCAATAAGGATGACTCTGCATTGGCTAGAACCCCAATAGATATCAGTCAGcatctatcaaagaatcgaggtgagagtatgtctcaattagaatattctcgagtcattggaagtctgatgtacttaatgagttgtacaagaccagacatagctTATGCAGTGAgcaaattgagtagattcacgAGTAATCCAGTAGTTGAACACTGGAAAGAAATTATCAGATTGCTAAGATACTTAAGGTACACTCGTGATCATGGGCTGCACTATACCAGATATCCTGCTGTTATTGAAGGATACAACGATGCAAATTAgatatctgatatgaaagactcAAAATCTGCAAGTGGATTTGTATTCACTTTAGGAGGTGCAGCAATTGCGTGGAAATCTTCTAAACAAACTGTAATATCCAGGTCCACGATGGAATCTGAGTTTATAGCTCTTGACAAGTGTGCTGAAAAGGCTGAATGACTGTGTCACTTATTAGAAGATGTTCCAGGATGGGAAAAACCAGTGCCGGCTATATGCATACATTGTGATAGCCAATCTGCGATTGGAAGGGCATAAAATAATATGTATAATGGTAAGTCTAGGCATATACGTCGTAGACATAATACCATTAGACAACTACTCTCAACTGGAGTTATCTCTGTTGACTATGTAAAGTCAAAAGATAATATAGCGGATCCGCTGACCAAGGGGTTAAACAGAGAGTTAGTTGCGAAATCGTCAAGGGGAATGGGGCTCAAGCCTATAGTATAAATTGGTGTGAATGAAAATCCAACCTACGCTGACTGGAGATCCCAAGAACTAGGTTCAATGGGAAAACCTAATCGCACTAATTTGGAGAATCACTGTGGGGGTTATTCCTAGTCCATTCTTATTATGAACAATGAATGTTGAGGATAAGCTTATGGCTTTTAATGATTCTGATGAGATAAATATAGAATCACATATGTGAGAGAGAAGTGGGGCCGCTTCTAAGGAATTGATAGGCTCAATTCTAGACCCTCTCGCAGAACCAGGCGTGTGTTCATGGCCAAAACGAACACGATCATGAGAACTGAATAGTATCAGGGAGAGTCTTGTGTGAAGTATAtcttaatttacataaacgggAGAATAGTTCAAGGACAACATGTATACTGGTCAGCTAGTAAAGCAAATATATTTTATGAGGGAAGGTTCAAAGGGTAACACCTACCTATCATATGCAGAATTCAACTGTAGAACTTTGtcaccaagatttgtatcaattttcattcatgtgggggattgttggaaattttaataaaaatttaaaggttgaataaaaaattgtctctcatgaatgtgggagtgtcttttggctctccacattATTAAGTTAATTGAAGAGTTTTGACTATttatattcttgagttaatgagaagattaattgagttaattaatcttcCATGACTCGTGATGTGCATTTTGAGGCTTATAAATAGTGGGTTTATTTACTCATTTCAAGTACATGAAAATCTTTTCTCTTTCAAGTattctcttgcatttcatattgttagctTTTCATTTGTCCTCCGTTAAATCTCGTTGATAAAGTAAAGGTACGTTTTCAGTTCGCCATAGTAGTGTCCCGTGCTAAGTCACTGCTGGTTGTTGTGTTGTATCCTGGGAAATAGACATTCAAGACGATCCTCGAAGCACATACATGAGGGGacaaatctgttttaaggacacTGTACTTCGTACAGGCCTCGGTTTGGTTTACTTCATTTATATCGTTTCTCTACTGTTTTCTCTTCATTGCTCGCTGGTTTTATTGATAAAAACCTTTCTGTACTGTACCATTTGATATATTGTGCAACACatgatttataataaaaagtaatatttttttatgaatgacccaaataaaatattcatttcacaaaattgatcatGTGAGACatctcacatgagtttttgtgatATATTATCGCATACTTAAAGACACCAGGCATTTCTTCGtgtgtttagaatatacaagaGTTCACGTTTTTCCAGTAATGGAATCAATTCTAGCCAGTAATTTTGTTTCTACATACATACATGATACATAATCGTATTATTCGATTTAATAACTTTTAAACGAAAATTTTTAGGTTAAAAAATAGAAGCTGTAGatgattaaaataattcaactttTTGTAAGATTAAATTATATTGTATTGTCTAGATGCTtcttatattaatattaataaaggAATTGCATGTGAGTCGTGATTCCCTCACGCTCCACGGATTATTTAATCTTGTGAAGTATGATCTCTCAATAATTGAGACCTTTCCTCGGGACTCTAAGTACATTATTAACTAAAGGGCAAGCGTAAGCACTACAAATTGCGTCAATTATACAATATAAATTAACATATCGCAACAACCCGATACATATATATTTAGATATTGATAAATTTATACTATTTGGTACATGGAATCTAGCTATACATATAAAGCAAAAGGTAAATGGATCAAACTAAaaatatatctatatctatatctatatatatctacatatatatatatataattacaaTTGATattcacgggaaatttagggtccgattccagcaagtgtcactagtccagacgcaggtttcaAAATTGTCCCGAGCATGAAATaacgaataagaccgttagaagggggccatgAGGGTGTcatggcgtagcccctccgacgctcaagtcagatactgaggatataagtggagagcagtcgagggtgctgctgaaaaataatcTAGTGAATGAATTAACTAAACACTCAAACCTAGTATTTATAGGAGTATACATGGACCCTTGATGAGCTTGTCTTCCATTTGTACTAGGGATGGGTCTGGGATAGTGAGTCCATCCACGAGGTATCAACAATGTCTTACGTTCAATTCACACTTGAAATGTTGTGCTTTCATTTTcatagaaaagaaaaagaagggcTGATATAATTTGGAACACTTAGTCTTTACCTAATCGTACAAATATGCAATGTTACACATGCAAAACGCTTATGTCCACCATTAATCAAGCACTTGAAGTGGCAATATGGGTACACTTTCTTTAATTTTGTAGAAAATAGCATCCTTTTTAAGTTTGACTTTCCACGAAAGTTAATAGGGCTCATTTTATCTATTGCAAATAtatacccaaaaaaaaaaagaattttcaatttgttttttaatttttatcccTAATAcagaaatatatataaatgattatttactttatttttataataaaattttacgATTCCCTAGCTACCGTGCCATGACAAAGTCGTTATTCTATTTACATTATCTAGGGATCGATCGATCGCATTGATTTAACAAAGTTAAAGAAACGTGTGGGGAAAGTGAGTAGGTTTGATAATTTGACACTTGGTAAGCTTGAGAGTGGCGACAAGAAAGAAACTACGTTAAATTCGTACAAGCCATCGAAAATCTTTGCATCTGACGTGTCCCCATTACTATACACACGAGGGATcctatattataaaatatagttGATAGGACTTGGAAATATCATGTTTGtcacaaaataaaatttcagttttttggAGTCAATCGTTAATAGATCGTTATCActattccaattatttaatattttttatatccatatattaatcaaattatatgatatatatatatatatatttattgcaACACTAGTAACGAATTCATGATGGTAATTATATGTGATTGGTCCACGATAACGTCCATGGATAATCTCAAGCCTTGTATTCAACAACAATCCAACTATATTAACGATTACATGTTTATATAAATAAGATAAGTCGATTCGATTTATGTCGCAATAGtcacaaaaataatattatatgaaAGCTTCAATAAAaagatttattaattattttaaatataaatatgaaagCATTAATTCGGTATAGATAATGAATTCATTGGTGTTTCTACAAAAAGGGCATGACTTTATCCACTTATCAATATGGTATGCATGATTGGgtcaatatataatttttttaatatattatatgtatttttatttatgagtacaaagaaaaaaattggaaGCCACCGTTGTCTGAGCTGGAAGTGAACATGGAATGGTTTAGCAATTCAACCACATCGATTAATTAAATACTCAAAAACAAATAtactaaaatataaatatttcattttatgtggatacaattttaaatatttttttttacttttaccatgatattttaactatttattaacatattttactataaaattatgttgttttgaaaaatttctGCATGCAAATGTCCGCACATACAAGTCATGCCCCTAATgtaaaaatccaaaaaaaaaaaaaaaaaacaaatattttcaataaatgTTAGGCGTGTTCTCTTTAAAAGTATAAATTTAACTTTGacgatatttaatttttttaaaatataaaattgtacTTAAATTTTCTAACAAAATCGCGTACACATCtactacatatatatatatatatatatattatagttTTTTTAATCACTATATTATAAGGTTTTgagttaaatttataataactcaacataggcaaaaacttgtgtgagacggtctcacgggtcgtattttgtgagatagatatcttatttgagtcatccatgaaaaaatattgctttttatgctaagaatattactttttattgtgaatatcagtaggattgacccgtctcacatataaagattcgtgaaaccgtatcacaagagacctactcctcaACATATATGTGCCATTGATCATCATCTCGTACCATATCCTATATCAAATAATAGtaatctatattatattattaggTGATAAATTtctataataattatatttagcTTCAAAGGATCCTCTTAATATACTTATCCAtactattattatattattaaatttgagatgTTTGGATAAATTacttttgatcttcgaaatatGTAATAAAGTGTTTTCCTCATAATAccttcaaaataataattaaaaaatataatcaaatcaatacccatacataatattttatgtaaaatattattccaacataatcataatctaCACTAAAGCTTACTATAATTAAAACTATAATTTACTGTAATATTTAAGATATGTATACGAACCATGCACGTGTCAAAAGGATAATATActttatgaaaaattaaaagatgGGTGAAATGAAAAGCTTATAGTATAATATTTATTCgagataaatataaaatataatattttatatttaaattcaaaGTAGACATGGCAGTAAAGCAGCAACAAAAGAATGAAGAGTAAAAGATGAAACCCACGCTTATCCATTACTCATACTATATATACCCCATCATTCATGATTCACCCCTCCAAACCTTGCCAACTTATTCCAATCTACCATTTCCCTTTCCCACCAACATTTCCATGGAACCCAGCAGACCCAACAGCTACCTCCGCGGCGGCGATCAGTTCGAATTCGACGAAGCCGAGGTCTGGCACGCCACCGAAATCATCAACAGTCTCCCCGAAACCAAGAAGGTGGGCTTCGCCAACCCGCGCCAGCTGCGGAAGCCCTCAAGAAAGATCGCCAACGTCGATGATCGGGAATCCGGCGCGAAGTCTCTGCCGGTCAACATCCCGGACTGGTCAAAAATCCTCCGCGGAGAGTACAGGGAACGCGCCGGCGAGTCCGTAGGTGGCTACGGAGACTCcgaagaagatgatgatgatgatgataaaaATTGCAGATTTCCCCCTCACGAGTATCTGGCTAGAACCAGAGTCGCTTCGTTCTCGGTGCATGAAGGAGTTGGGAGGACGCTCAAGGGGAGGGATTTGAGAAGGGTCAGAAATGCGATTTGGAAGCAGACTGGTTTTGAAGATTAGTGATTACTGCCAAAATCGCGTTGCAGATAAACACGAGATTGATGTGTAAACCACCGTAGTTCAATTTATTAATCTTGGGCATTTTTTGGCCAATATCAATTAATCctcttgattattatttttttccttcttgaaaaaaaaaattaatttgataaaaagggttataattataatcgTGAAATGTAATTTGATCTCTAACACTTCAAAATTATAAAATcgaaaatatagaaaaattaattaattttgtatgACTCGAAAGAAAGCAAAGTcaatatataatagatgtaGCACGAGTGAAGTCGAGAGTTTATTATCTTTTATTGGAATATTATTACATTTAGCACATTCATATTCTGGATTTAGTTTGGAATAATTGTAGAAATTCCActattttagaaattttattgaactttatgctcaaattttttctgaaaaataataaCCACTGACTTAAGAAACtattaaattacattttttttgtaattttaataaTACTTACAGACATTGAATTGTTTATTATTCATAATTTCGTAATAATCAACGTGCGTCCCAACGAAACTTGGTAATATACATATAAACTTATATATAAATAGGTAAGAAGAGAATTTGTTCTTGAAAGTAGGAAATCAACAGCCTTTTCCGACTTTTGGTTATTGAAATAAATGTAAAAAGAGATTATCCAAGCGTCATTGCAATATCTAGGTTATATCACCACTTTGTCAAAGTAGAAGATCaaaaatacccaaaaaataaaaataaaaaaccaaacatatctatatatatatatgtgaaatattttcataatttagaattcatatttataattttaatattttttttaaaaaaaagggaaACAAATAATCAACCAAAGAACCAATGTGGGTCCCCAGATGGTGTAAAAATAATTTGGATTGGAATGgctaaattaattaattggtaGGTAAGAAAAGAATGGGACAACTGAAAACAAGTAAAACTCCATTTCTGATTGGTCCACAACATCTTTTGTTTCTGTTTGGATAAGAATCAATGCTGTGCTTACGCCTGTCCTCCCAGCAATGATTTTGTAGTGTGTATATAATAATATGCCAAACATGGCCTCATGAAACGACCTCACATATAATCTATATCTATCTATCCATTCATGAATTCATAatcatattatttaaaatagttgCATGATACCTGAGTTAATAAACACATCCATCTCAATTTCCACGTTTTCTCAATGCATTTGGACAACGATAACTTCAAATAATTTGAGGATGAACTAATCAAAATGGCGATGAACAAATAGGTGTATTTTTCGATTTATCGATGATAATTTAGAAGATCTTCTATTTTAATATAACATTGTAGTATATATGTAACAAGTCTATGTTATCCTTGTCGTCTCAAATTCTACATTTTCTCGTTGTACACGTGTGGAGTTTTTACATTTTTCGagtgagtagatctcttgtgagacgatatcacgaatatttatctgtgagatgagtcaactctactgatattcacaataaaaattcatactcttggcataaaaagtatatttttcatggattatccaaataagagatcggtctcacaaaatacgacccgtaaaaccgtctcacacaaatttttgtctcatAAAGTTGAGTTTAGGCTGAACTTTTCATCGGAAGTTTATTTATTCCCCATCCATAGTCTGTTGTATTGGtggtaatattttaatttgttgGAGTGGGATAAGTATTAGTTTCATCTTGTAGATGCTATATATAAACTATTAGATAAGAAAAATCTATAAGCTAGACAAATGTGGATTGGCTTCTAGTTCATAGGCCCCTTTTTCGGGtcaaataatttatatatttttatttttaaaaaaaatataacttcTTCTTAAGATAAGATAGTTGAGAATATTTAATGCAAAATTTTAGCTAATCAAATCACTTTTACTTATGCCATCTCTTGTTCTATCCACATATAGACAGAAATTCACGTGAGACTATTTTACACGTCGATATTCGTTATATATGTCTCATATCCAActtcattcatgaaaaatattatttttttaagtcaaaattattatttttttactctAAATATGGAACATGTCAACTTGTCATACAGATAAAAATATGTGACAATATTTCATAAGAGACTTACTCATGTAATATTCATTTTGTTTATGTGCTATTGATTAAGATCCAATATCCCCTGTAAACAAGTTATTTACACTAGTAAGTGCTAATTGTTTCTTTTAGTTTCCATTTTTCTTGGAGACCGTTACTTCTCTTATTATTAATAGGCAacaacttgtgtgagacggtctcacagggtcgtattttgtgagatgaatatcttatttgggtcatccatgaaaaaatattactttttattgtgaatatcggtagggttgacccgtcttacagacTAAAGATTCGTGacaccgtttcacaagagacttactcttatTAAAAAACATTGCATCGAATTATATGTTTTCGGAGAGCAGTCCACACATGGTACTTTAGCTACTGTATATTTAAAACATTTGAGTTATATCGTTGGTTATAGATTTTAGTAGAACAATAAATGTTCTAGTATAAACAATTGACCAAGGCAGATGAGAAATGAGTAAGAAAAACTTTGAAAAAATTGCATTCACTAAAAAAGGGCTTATTTTTTCAGCAAACTATTCTATTGATTCTCTTGTCACGATGTTCTCACGTCACCAAATAATGGAGATTGGGGACATTTATTTCATCTGAATGGTCACAATTAACACCAAAATTGCTTTTAATGGCTTTTAATTAAGAAACCAGGGGCGTCATGTGATCACATCCACAGTTTATATGGGTATATATCCTTTCGATGATTCTAATTGCTTAGATTTCACTGGTAGAGACCCCAAGAAGCCGACAAATACTGTCATCTCCAtatgtttaattaaatattttttcattatttttaattagaaaCTATAcctaaaaacatgattttgtcccttaaaattttgagttttaatttcAACACCCCGTGAAAATTTCTgtttaattgcttaatttaaataaaactgATGAAATTTCATGTGTGGAGAATGGATGAGCATTGTTGGGTATGAGTGAAGTGACATTATGATTGGGTGACATCTTACAACGTTCTCGTATGTCAATCTGTTGAGGTTGTACCGTTTGATTTGGTTGATTAGGTGAGCAATAAAAGAGTAGATAGACACACATTTCTCTGGAATTATGAGTTTAACAGCCAGACCCATTAGCATCTGAGTATGTGCACTTTACATTGTCATgagtataagaaaataaagttgtaCATTGTTAACAGCTACAACTACTGGTCGAATGTTAAACATTTCATCTAACAGTATTCATATTAATATATTACACACTATATTTCTaagtattataatttttaacatAATAAGTACATCCATTAATGTTTCAAACCTCGGATATTAATTTTGGTTGTTTCATGTGTAATTctaatattaatatatcaaaTTTCTTGCAACTGTTAGTCGTTTAcgtttttgtttgttttacctcaaaaaatcaaaat
It contains:
- the LOC142537176 gene encoding protein S40-4-like; the protein is MKPTLIHYSYYIYPIIHDSPLQTLPTYSNLPFPFPTNISMEPSRPNSYLRGGDQFEFDEAEVWHATEIINSLPETKKVGFANPRQLRKPSRKIANVDDRESGAKSLPVNIPDWSKILRGEYRERAGESVGGYGDSEEDDDDDDKNCRFPPHEYLARTRVASFSVHEGVGRTLKGRDLRRVRNAIWKQTGFED